In a genomic window of Echeneis naucrates chromosome 4, fEcheNa1.1, whole genome shotgun sequence:
- the gpr17 gene encoding uracil nucleotide/cysteinyl leukotriene receptor, whose product MEPATVVPASLLSNQSSVACAAATTTTENTLFGCFYILVFFLALNGNSLALWIFCHQRGTSSPANVFLIHLAVADLSYVIILPLRATYHLTGGHWPFGEVPCRVVGFLFYVNMYASLYFLACVAADRYLAVVHAVRSLKIRRARYAHIISFSLWALVTVSMAPLLVTHQTVEVDGATVCLQLYREKASRNALISLAVAFTPPFLSILTCYLLIIHSLHRGSRLEPAVKLRALRTISLVILIYVVCFLPYHVSRATFILGYSHPDVTCQTRRGLSLANRLTSSLTCLNGAMDPLVYVFGAKKFRGTLMQMFCKNKSGMSAATSGELKGTNEISMSAKSEF is encoded by the coding sequence ATGGAACCTGCTACTGTGGTGCCAGCGTCCCTGCTGTCCAATCAGTCATCGGTGGcctgtgcagcagcaacaaccacaacTGAGAACACTTTATTCGGATGCTTCTACATCCTGGTTTTCTTTCTGGCACTGAACGGTAACAGCTTGGCTCTTTGGATCTTCTGCCATCAGCGTGGCACTTCTTCCCCAGCCAACGTTTTCTTGATACACCTGGCTGTTGCAGACTTATCTTATGTGATCATCCTCCCACTGAGGGCCACCTACCACCTCACTGGAGGCCACTGGCCCTTCGGCGAGGTGCCCTGCAGAGtggttggttttttgttttatgtcaaCATGTATGCAAGCCTGTATTTTCTGGCCTGCGTGGCAGCAGACCGCTACCTGGCCGTGGTTCACGCCGTGAGGTCGCTGAAGATCCGTCGTGCTCGCTACGCTCACATAAtcagcttctctctctgggCTCTGGTTACCGTCTCCATGGCGCCATTGCTCGTCACCCACCAAACGGTGGAGGTGGACGGTGCGACggtgtgtctgcagctgtaCAGAGAGAAGGCTTCACGTAACGCACTCATCTCTCTGGCTGTTGCCTTCACCCCACCTTTTCTTTCCATCCTTACCTGCTACCTGCTCATCATCCACAGCCTGCATCGGGGCTCCAGACTGGAGCCAGCTGTGAAGCTGAGGGCTCTGCGAACCATCAGTCTGGTAATTCTCATCTATGTGGTCTGTTTCCTGCCTTATCACGTGAGCAGGGCGACCTTCATTCTCGGGTACAGCCACCCTGATGTGACCTGTCAGACACGCAGAGGCTTGAGCTTGGCCAACCGTCTCACTTCCTCCCTCACCTGTCTGAACGGAGCGATGGATCCGCTGGTTTATGTCTTTGGGGCCAAGAAGTTCCGCGGGACTCTGATGCAAATGTTTTGCAAGAATAAGTCAGGAATGTCAGCAGCCACCAGTGGAGAATTAAAAGGAACAAATGAGATTTCTATGAGTGCCAAGTCTGAGTTCTGA
- the myo7ba gene encoding LOW QUALITY PROTEIN: unconventional myosin-VIIa (The sequence of the model RefSeq protein was modified relative to this genomic sequence to represent the inferred CDS: deleted 1 base in 1 codon) — protein MLHLRKGDFVWLDSGVGVPIGAEVKVIDTGQLRLIDDEGKEHKVNKKMEGSIRPMHPTSVEGVNDMIRLGDLNEAGLLRNLLVRHKEGIIYTYTGSILVAVNPYQLLPIYTMDHVNMYTDRRLGELPPHVFAIADSCFFNMRRKQKNQCCVISGESGAGKTESTKLMLQFLAALSRQHSWIEQQILEANPILEAFGNAKTIRNDNSSRFGKYIDITFTKGGAIDGARFEQYLLEKSRVCRQTPDERNYHIFYYMLMGMSAEQKKILSLGTAAEYNYLTMGNCTTCEGRDDLKEYTHFQSALKILTFTENDSWEISKLLAAILHLGNVNFESTIVNNLEGCEVLKSTHFSMASQLLEVDLKELRKSLTQRSFVVTRENVSKCLTPAQAIDGRDAFVKAIYGRLFIWIVEKINSAIYKPPTTLDEVQQSIGLLDIFGFENFDKNSFEQLCINFANEQLQQFFVMHIFKLEQVEYACENIVWKHIDYIDNQSTLDVLANKPMNMLALIDEESNFPKGTDTTMLQKMNQVHGKGKIYIPPKNNYETQFGIQHFAGVVYYDSKGFLEKNRDTLSSDLIQLVETSTSKLLKEVFHKELRLGAIKNPANPKMKVTTYRMRQPVDSKKHVATLSGQFRQSLDSLMKTLAACQPYFIRCIKPNDFKKPMVRRKAHPNMIIFTSSPKEKHKMNPCISIRLHALHFQVFNRDLCMRQLRYSGMMETIRIRKAGYPVRYTFSEFLDRYRALLKTSICDPKSESKQKCCESICETVLNGEGDWKIGKTKIFLKDFHDTALELGRMKQLNKKAFLIQKVMRGYKYRREFLRKRAAALVIQKSWRGYKGRKLYKVVQLGFARLQAQVRSRQLHFQYKKKREAAVILQARIRGYLARKDWSRKRNAVILLQAHTRGVLARKALMKMRRHLLLSAKEKEMEKRAILERQKHLQEVLRQKKEMEAKAQSESITDQQMVDDIFGFLPSITAGQEGQAPVGYENFEKERIVMEEIHIDDLPMEEDLLRDDYDDLDEYSFPKFASMFFQGAATATHIRQRIRMPLLYHEDEGDVLASLKVWWIILRFMGDLPEPKKPVKVQETSAQKRFLSQDLSSKMDRHLSHMVGLDQRVLRHKQDRQPSTVQREVFKTPMLPSVREDSEVMSGEGPTLDQPLTSLEKLHIIVGYAIISHDLRDEIYCQICKQLNDNNNRSSYLRGWILLSLCLGIFPPTARFMKYLQSFIRSGPAGYASYCAERLRRTVTNGVRGEPPTWLELQANKSKKPMNVSVFLMDGRSVKLPVDSASTSKEICQILSNTVKLKDTFGFSLYVALFDKVWSLGATKEHVMDAISLCEQEVRRRGGQEQHAPWRLFFRKEIFTPWHNCSEDKISTELIYKQIIHGLKSGEYQSEKVDDFVQLTAKHLYIEYGSDSRAENVKQAVEECINESLLKANSEDKWVQMVSNAHAQGTYQSSKQKTESVKAEVVDFARKKWPMFFSRFFEVVKLSGPALAKSKFIVAINWTGITFLDEREKRLLELSFPEVTGVNTLREGKAAGQTACLLTLKGDFTLSGSAAEEMTELITMFINGLAERSQYAVALKEVNRQDDPTFLSFKKGELILIIKDGEFSQQSGWIKGQIERTKKTGAVPTEALLILPTLSKPTNEFMNLLSLPPNQRKTIIQANQKETGTLERLPLATLKEFSQEYFRQPTKDVNRQVISRNSAPERLWAHSREPIRQPLLRKLVGNSELSHKACLAFTAILKYMGDYPTKQVQNSLELTDQIFSPANQYEPLRDEIYCQIMKQMTSNNNRFSMEKGWQLLWLCCGMFPPSQSLLKHTQRFLKSRHRGPLAADCLQRLQNSLRMEPRKLPPHQVEVEAMQQDSIQIFHKIHFPNDTEEVFEVSTSTRVKDLIQNISKKLGLTSADGFSIFVKTHDKVLSLNEADYFFDSLRQITDWSKKAKGIKDVGPVNISYLVYFMRKLWFNVIPGRDTKADLIFHFPQELPKYLRGYHVCTKEDMVNIAALLFRMKGNDKTQLAMIPKMLKDLVPNDQLKTMSENEWKRSIVGYYSKQADMTADEAKVAFLKVVYHWPTFGCAFFEVKQTSEPNFPDIVRIAVSKKGLTIIHPKTKDVLAQYPYNRIANWCSGSTYFHMSVGSLVKGSKFLCETSLGYKMDDLITSYVNMYRTRNQFVNI, from the exons ATGCTGCATTTGAGGAAG GGTGACTTTGTGTGGTTGGACTCTGGTGTTGGGGTGCCGATTGGGGCCGAGGTGAAGGTGATAGATACAGGACAGCTTCGTCTGATTGATGATGAAGGAAAG GAGCACAAGGTCAACAAGAAGATGGAGGGTAGCATACGGCCTATGCACCCCACCTCTGTGGAGGGAGTGAATGATATGATTAGACTGGGGGATCTCAATGAGGCAGGTCTACTCAGGAACCTCCTGGTGCGGCACAAGGAAGGCATCATCTAT ACATACACAGGCTCCATTCTGGTTGCAGTCAACCCCTATCAGCTGCTGCCTATCTATACCATGGACCACGTGAACATGTACACAGATCGACGGCTGGGTGAACTGCCGCCACACGTCTTCGCCATCGCAGACAGCTGCTTTTTCAACATGCGCCGCAAACAAAAGAACCAGTGCTGCGTCATCAG TGGAGAGTCAGGAGCAGGAAAAACTGAGAGCACCAAGTTAATGTTGCAGTTCTTGGCTGCTCTGAGCAGACAGCACTCCTGGATTGAGCAGCAGATTCTTGAAGCAAACCCCATCTTGGAAG CTTTTGGCAATGCCAAAACCATCCGCAATGATAACTCAAGTCGTTTCGGGAAGTACATTGACATCACCTTCACCAAAGGTGGGGCCATCGATGGGGCCCGCTTTGAGCAGTACCTGCTGGAGAAATCAAGGGTTTGTCGTCAG aCACCGGATGAGAGAAACTACCATATCTTTTACTACATGCTGATGGGCATGTCAGCTGAGCAGAAGAAGATTCTCTCCCTTGGGACTGCAGCTGAGTACAACTATCTGACCATG GGTAACTGCACCACCTGTGAAGGACGTGATGATCTCAAGGAGTACACCCATTTCCAATCAGCGCTGAAGATCCTCACATTCACAGAGAATGATTCCTGGGAAATTTCCAAACTGCTTGCTGCTATACTTCATCTGGGCAATGTCAACTTTGAGA gCACTATAGTAAATAACCTGGAGGGCTGTGAGGTCCTCAAGTCAACCCATTTCAGCATGGCCTCCCAACTTTTGGAG GTGGATCTCAAAGAGCTGAGGAAGAGCCTGACGCAGCGCTCCTTTGTGGTCACCAGGGAGAATGTATCCAAATGTCTGACCCCTGCCCAGGCTATTGATGGCAGGGATGCTTTCGTTAAG GCTATTTATGGAAGACTTTTCATTTGGATCGTGGAGAAAATCAACTCTGCCATTTACAAGCCACCCACGACTCTCGATGAGGTCCAACAGTCAATAGGCTTGCTTGACATCTTTGGCTTTGAAAACTTTGACAAAAACAG CTTTGAACAGCTTTGCATCAACTTTGCaaatgagcagctgcagcagttttttGTCATGCACATCTTCAAGCTGGAGCAGGTAGAATACGCCTGTGAGAACATTGTTTGGAAGCACATTGACTATATAGACAACCAGTCCACCCTGGATGTACTGGCCAACAAACCCATGAACATGCTGGCTCTTATTGACGAAGAGAGCAACTTCCCAAAG GGCACAGATACTACCATGCTCCAAAAAATGAATCAGGTCCATGGAAAAGGGAAAATCTACATTCCACCCAAAAACAACTATGAGACACAGTTTGGAATCCAACATTTTGCTGGAGTGGTGTACTATGATTCAAAAG GTTTCCTTGAGAAAAACCGTGACACCCTCAGCTCAGACCTGATTCAGTTGGTGGAAACCTCGACCAGCAAACTCCTCAAGGAGGTGTTTCACAAAGAGCTACGCTTGGGTGCAATCAAGAACCCAGCCAATCCGAAGATGAAGGTCACCACATACAGGATGCGG CAACCAGTTGATAGCAAGAAGCACGTGGCAACCCTCAGTGGCCAGTTCCGTCAGTCTCTGGATTCACTGATGAAAACGTTGGCTGCGTGCCAGCCTTATTTCATACGCTGTATTAAACCCAATGATTTCAAGAAGCCCATGGTGAGGAGA AAAGCTCACCCAAACATGATCATATTTACATCTTCAcccaaagaaaagcacaaaatgaaccCCTGCATATCAATAAGATTGCATGCCTTACATTTTCAGGTGTTCAACAGAGACCTATGCATGCGTCAGCTCCGTTACTCTGGTATGATGGAAACCATCAGGATCCGGAAAGCTGGGTATCCTGTACGTTACACCTTCAGCGAATTTCTGGATCGCTACCGTGCTCTTCTGAAGACCTCCATTTGTGATCCCAAATCA GAAAGTAAACAGAAATGCTGTGAAAGTATTTGTGAAACTGTTCTCAATGGAGAGGGCGACTGGAAGATCGGCAAGACAAAGATCTTCCTGAAG GACTTCCATGACACAGCACTTGAATTGGGGCGAATGAAACAACTAAACAAGAAAGCATTTTTGATCCAGAAGGTCATGAGAGGCTACAAATACag gAGAGAGTTCCTGAGGAAAAGGGCTGCTGCTCTTGTTATTCAGAAATCCTGGAGAGGATACAAAGGCAGGAAACTGTACAAAGTG GTCCAGCTGGGCTTTGCAAGGCTACAGGCACAGGTTCGCTCTCGCCAACTCCACTTCCAATataagaagaagagggaggctGCCGTCATACTGCAGGCCCGTATCAGAGGATACCTGGCCAGGAAGGATTGGAGCCGTAAGAGAAATGCTGTGATCCTCCTGCAGGCCCACACCAGAGGTGTGCTGGCAAGAAAAGCTCTcatgaaaatgagaagacat ctgctcctctctgctaaagagaaagaaatggagaagcGGGCTATtttggagagacagaaacacttgCAAGAGGTGTTGCgacagaagaaagagatggaggCCAAAGCTCAATCAGAGTCTATTACAGACCAGCAGATGGTGGACGACATCTTTGGCTTCCTGCCCTCTATTACTGCAGGCCAGGAGGGACAAGCGCCGGTTGGATATGAG aattttgaaaaggaaaggaTAGTTATGGAGGAGATACACATTGATGACCTTCCCATGGAGGAAGATCTTCTCAGGGATGACTATGATGACTTGGATGAGTACTCCTTCCCCAAATTTGCCTCAATGTTCTTCCAGGGAGCAGCCACTGCCACCCACATCCGCCAAAGGATACGGATGCCCTTACTCTACcatgaagatgaaggagatgtTCTG GCTTCACTCAAAGTATGGTGGATCATTCTGAGGTTCATGGGAGACCTTCCAGAGCCAAAGAAGCCAGTCAAAGTTCAGGAAACATCGGCACAGAAGCGCTTTCTGTCACAGGACCTGTCCTCAAAAATGGACAGACATCTCAGCCACATGGTGGGCCTGGACCAG AGGGTGCTAAGACATAAACAAGACAGACAGCCGTCCACAGTCCAAAGGGAAGTGTTCAAAACTCCCATGCTTCCATCTGTGAGGGAGGACAGTGAAGTGATGTCTGGAGAAGGACCCACCCTGGACCAGCCACTGACCTCTCTGGAAAAACTCCACATTATTGTGGGATATGCTATTATCAGTCATGACCTCAG GGATGAGATTTACTGTCAGATCTGCAAACAGCTAAATGATAACAACAATCGCAGCAGTTACCTCCGTGGTTGGATCCTGTTGTCCCTCTGTTTGGGCATTTTTCCCCCAACTGCACGCTTTATGAAg TATCTGCAAAGCTTCATCCGTTCCGGTCCAGCAGGCTACGCTTCCTACTGTGCCGAACGGCTGCGGCGCACTGTGACGAATGGAGTGCGTGGGGAGCCTCCGACCTGGCTAGAGCTGCAG GCAAACAAGTCAAAGAAGCCCatgaatgtttctgtgtttttgatggATGGGCGCTCAGTAAAGCTGCCTGTTGATTCAGCATCTACCTCTAAAGAGATCTGCCAAATCCTATCCAACACAGTCAAACTCAAAGATActtttggtttttctctctATGTGGCTCTTTTTGACAAG GTGTGGTCTCTGGGTGCCACGAAGGAGCACGTGATGGATGCGATCTCCCTGTGTGAGCAGGAagtgaggagaagaggaggccAGGAGCAACATGCTCCCTGGCGTCTCTTCTTCCGTAAGGAGATTTTCACCCCCTGGCACAACTGTAGTGAAGACAAGATCAGCACAGAACTCATCTACAAGCAGATCATCCACGGTCTAAAGTCAGGAGAGTACCAGAGTGAAAAG GTGGATGACTTTGTTCAGCTTACTGCAAAACACTTGTACATTGAGTATGGctcagacagcagagcagaaaatgtGAAGCAAGCTGTTGAGGAATGTATCAACGAATCTCTGCTGAAGGCCAACTCAGAGGACAAGTGGGTGCAAATGGTCAGCAATGCTCACGCTCAG GGCACATATCAGAgctcaaaacaaaagacagagtcAGTGAAGGCAGAGGTGGTGGACTTTGCCCGGAAAAAGTGGCCCATGTTCTTCTCCAGGTTCTTTGAAGTTGTTAAACTGTCAG GTCCTGCACTGGCAAAGAGCAAATTCATTGTGGCCATAAACTGGACTGGCATCACATTCCTggatgaaagagagaagagactgCTGGAGCTCTCCTTCCCCGAAGTGACAGGAGTCAATACTCTGAG GGAGGGAAAAGCTGCTGGTCAGACAGCGTGTCTGCTTACACTGAAAGGAGATTTCACTCTGAGTGGATCTGCAGCTGAAGAGATGACTGAGCTGATTACCATGTTCATAAATGGACTGGCAGAGCGATCGCAGTATGCTGTGGCCCTGAAGGAAGTCAACAGACAAG ATGACCCCACATTCCTCAGCTTTAAGAAAGGAGAGCTCATTCTAATCATCAAAGACGGTGAGTTTTCTCAGCAGTCCGGCTGGATAAAGGGCCAAATCGAGCGCACAAAGAAAACGGGAGCCGTCCCCACAGAGGCCCTCTTGATTCTACCAACACTCAGCAAACCCACCAATGAGTTCATG AACTTGCTTAGTCTACCTCCTAATCAGAGGAAGACAATCATACAGGCAAACCAGAAGGAAACAGGAACATTGGAGAGACTGCCTCTTGCTACGTTGAAGGAATTCTCCCAGGAGTACTTCAG GCAGCCCACTAAGGATGTTAATCGTCAGGTGATCTCAAGGAATTCTGCTCCTGAGAGACTCTGGGCCCACTCCAGGGAGCCAATCAGACAGCCCCTCCTCAGAAAACTGGTGGGCAACTCAGAGCTGAGCCACAAAGCATGTCTGGCTTTCACTG CGATCCTAAAATATATGGGAGACTATCCCACCAAGCAGGTGCAGAATTCCCTGGAGCTCACTGACCAGATCTTCAGCCCTGCCAATCAATATGAGCCGCTCAGGGATGAGATCTATTGCCAGATCATGAAGCAGATGACCAGCAATAACAACCG GTTCAGCATGGAGAAGGGCTGgcagctgctgtggctctgctgTGGCATGTTTCCTCCCAGTCAGTCTCTGCTGAAGCACACTCAGCGTTTTCTGAAGTCACGGCACAGAGGACCCTTGGCAGCCGACTGCCTGCAGCGGCTGCAGAACTCTCTAAG GATGGAGCCCAGGAAGCTGCCACCACACCAGGTGGAGGTAGAGGCCATGCAACAGGATAGCATTCAGATCTTCCACAAAATCCACTTCCCCAATGACACAGAGGAG GTATTTGAGGTTTCTACCAGCACCAGGGTCAAGGATCTCATTCAGAACATCAGCAAAAAGCTTGGCCTGACCTCAGCAGATGGTTTCAgtatttttgtcaaaacacatGACAAG gTCCTCAGTTTGAATGAGGCAGATTACTTTTTTGACAGTCTGAGACAAATCACTGACTGGTCCAAGAAAGCTAAGGGGATCAAAGATG TTGGGCCAGTCAACATATCCTACCTTGTGTACTTCATGAGGAAATTGTGGTTCAACGTGATCCCTGGCAGAGACACAAAGGCCGATCTTATCTTCCATTTCCCTCAG GAGCTACCTAAGTATCTGAGAGGCTACCATGTGTGCACCAAAGAGGACATGGTCAACATTGCAGCTCTGCTCTTCAGGATGAAGGGGAATGATAAGACCCAGTTGGCCATGATTCCCAAGATGCTGAAGGACCTCGTCCCCAATGACCAATTGAAGACCATGTCTGAAAATGAGTGGAAGAGG agTATTGTTGGATATTATAGCAAACAAGCTGATATGACTGCAGATGAAGCCAAGGTGGCTTTTCTGAAGGTGGTTTATCACTGGCCCACTTTTGGCTGTGCTTTTTTCGAAGTGAAG CAAACATCTGAACCAAATTTTCCAGATATTGTGCGAATTGCCGTCAGCAAGAAAGGACTTACAATCATCCATCCCAAAACCAAg GATGTTCTGGCACAATATCCATACAACCGCATAGCTAACTGGTGCAGTGGAAGCACCTATTTTCACATGTCTGTCGGAAGTTTGGTTAAGGGAAGCAAATTTCTTTGTGAAACATCACTG GGTTACAAGATGGACGATCTTATAACTTCCTATGTCAACATGTACAGGACCAGAAACCAGTTCGTCAATATTTGA